In the Gossypium raimondii isolate GPD5lz chromosome 9, ASM2569854v1, whole genome shotgun sequence genome, one interval contains:
- the LOC105798672 gene encoding transcription factor MYB62 — MSSFTKASSSTSCSEEDTEQLRKGPWTLEEDSLLTRYVARHGEGHWNLLAKLAGLRRTGKSCRLRWLNYLKPDVKRGNLTPEEQFLILELHCKWGNRWSKIAQELPGRTDNEIKNYWRTRVQKQARHLKIDANSAAFRNVIRCFWMPRLLQMMKGSSTLPQQVAGLGQQNSDSEQCASSCVSSSESMNNNMSKISEFAEYQTSSFGITDNNEYNTVAKDCYYVDNSSCYGMETINLPSTSAVGDFMTADCHMVDNNWVNDGFADGIWSMGELWELPLKGNL; from the exons ATGTCATCCTTTACAAAAGCTAGTTCTAGTACAAGTTGTAGTGAAGAAGATACAGAACAACTCAGAAAAGGGCCATGGACACTCGAGGAGGACTCTCTCCTAACTCGTTACGTTGCTCGCCATGGTGAAGGTCACTGGAATTTGCTTGCAAAACTTGCAG ggttaaggAGAACTGGGAAGAGTTGCAGGTTGAGGTGGTTGAATTATCTGAAACCAGATGTGAAGCGTGGGAACCTTACACCAGAAGAACAGTTTTTGATCCTTGAACTCCATTGCAAATGGGGCAACAGGTGGTCCAAGATTGCACAAGAGCTACCAGGGAGAACCGACAATGAGATCAAGAATTACTGGAGAACCCGTGTGCAAAAACAGGCACGTCATCTTAAGATCGATGCTAATAGTGCAGCATTTCGAAATGTTATTAGATGTTTTTGGATGCCAAGATTGCTTCAAATGATGAAAGGGTCGTCAACACTTCCTCAACAAGTAGCAGGGCTGGGGCAGCAAAATTCGGACTCGGAGCAGTGTGCGAGTTCATGTGTTTCTTCTTCAGAATCCATGAATAATAATATGTCGAAAATATCTGAATTTGCAGAGTACCAAACAAGTTCATTCGGCATCACTGATAACAATGAGTACAACACGGTTGCAAAGGATTGCTATTATGTTGATAACAGTAGTTGCTACGGCATGGAAACCATCAACCTGCCATCCACATCAGCAGTTGGAGATTTTATGACTGCCGACTGCCACATGGTGGACAACAATTGGGTTAATGATGGTTTTGCAGATGGGATATGGAGCATGGGAGAACTATGGGAACTTCCATTGAAGGGGAACCTCTAA